The Paramisgurnus dabryanus chromosome 1, PD_genome_1.1, whole genome shotgun sequence genome includes a window with the following:
- the LOC135749921 gene encoding uncharacterized protein isoform X1 yields MSDLKDLETSRGGILRKQTSAPSGSRVTFARPRAEPDVELSHSVGRWTVSMSRPAQGPERTSWFVRDTYQELAYAPASYYPKMFVLLGKTYEDEGVPAGVRQKKLTSTERLRMSMTRMEASRRARLYSNEEARWALLQILKDSCGPEADRQDKITGSSAEGLVSLVESSGERDDQRKLCVSAPAAFEMWTVPPGTVNDDELVPAAGRQTDMSTPAQGQEVTSCGERDSQRRLCVSAPAVCETRFVLPGAIDDEEWVPAVVSTPAAALDEEERSLPVGRQIGRGAFSKVDEGTRKSDGMKKSGKEIYTKIPSNPRTLRQTDPVPAAVEVNTPLIYWPSFNMMPSRCLTNDHQRNLFNLLIRLHISPKGFFPPRTFFLPCKNIWEVFLLGGFFNPGSQPTLALHSTLFYTLHY; encoded by the exons ATGTCTGATTTGAAGGATCTCGAGACCAGCAGGGGTGGTATTCTGCGAAAGCAGACTTCTGCCCCTTCAGGTTCTCGGGTAACCTTCGCCCGTCCGCGGGCTGAACCGGATGTGGAATTGAGCCATTCAG TTGGTAGATGGACTGTGAGCATGTCTAGACCAGCGCAGGGGCCAGAAAGGACAAGCTGGTTTGTACGAGATACATACCAGGAGTTGGCCTACGCTCCAGCCTCATATTATCCAAAGATGTTTGTCCTCCTGGGAAAAACATATGAGGATGAGGGGGTCCCTGCAG GTGTTAGACAGAAAAAGCTTACATCAACTGAGAGGCTCAGGATGTCCATGACTAGAATGGAAGCCTCACGAAGGGCCCGTTTATACTCGAATGAGGAGGCACGTTGGGCCCTTCTACAGATTTTGAAAGATTCGTGTGGCCCTGAAG CTGATAGACAAGATAAGATCACGGGTTCATCAGCTGAAGGGCTCGTAAGTCTCGTTGAAAGCAGTGGGGAGCGAGATGATCAACGAAAGTTGTGCGTCTCTGCCCCCGCAGCTTTCGAAATGTGGACTGTCCCTCCGGGGACAGTTAATGATGATGAGTTGGTCCCTGCAG CTGGTAGACAGACTGACATGTCTACACCAGCTCAGGGGCAAGAAGTAACAAGCTGCGGTGAACGAGATTCACAACGGAGGTTGTGCGTCTCTGCACCCGCAGTTTGCGAAACAAGGTTTGTCCTTCCCGGGGCAATTGACGATGAAGAGTGGGTCCCTGCAG TTGTGTCTACACCTGCAGCGGCTTTAGATGAAGAGGAGAGAAGCTTACCAG TGGGAAGACAGATTGGAAGAGGTGCCTTTAGTAAAGTGGATGAGGGGACGCGCAAATCTGATGGCATGAAG AAGTCTGGCAAGGAAATCTACACTAAAATACCCTCGAACCCaaggacattgagacaaacagacccagttccggccgccgtggaggtcaacacaccactgatctactggccgtccttcaacatgatgcccagccgatgcctgaccaacgaccaccagcGGAACCTGTTTAATCTCCTCATCCGTTTacatatatctcccaagggttttttccctcctaggacttttttccTTCCTTGCAAAAATATTTGggaggtttttctcctagggggttttttcaacccggggagtcAGCCGACATTGGCTTTACatagcaccctcttctatacgttacattattaa
- the LOC135749921 gene encoding uncharacterized protein isoform X2 encodes MSDLKDLETSRGGILRKQTSAPSGSRVTFARPRAEPDVELSHSVGRWTVSMSRPAQGPERTSWFVRDTYQELAYAPASYYPKMFVLLGKTYEDEGVPAGVRQKKLTSTERLRMSMTRMEASRRARLYSNEEARWALLQILKDSCGPEADRQDKITGSSAEGLVSLVESSGERDDQRKLCVSAPAAFEMWTVPPGTVNDDELVPAAGRQTDMSTPAQGQEVTSCGERDSQRRLCVSAPAVCETRFVLPGAIDDEEWVPAVVSTPAAALDEEERSLPVGRQIGRGAFSKVDEGTRKSDGMKSGKEIYTKIPSNPRTLRQTDPVPAAVEVNTPLIYWPSFNMMPSRCLTNDHQRNLFNLLIRLHISPKGFFPPRTFFLPCKNIWEVFLLGGFFNPGSQPTLALHSTLFYTLHY; translated from the exons ATGTCTGATTTGAAGGATCTCGAGACCAGCAGGGGTGGTATTCTGCGAAAGCAGACTTCTGCCCCTTCAGGTTCTCGGGTAACCTTCGCCCGTCCGCGGGCTGAACCGGATGTGGAATTGAGCCATTCAG TTGGTAGATGGACTGTGAGCATGTCTAGACCAGCGCAGGGGCCAGAAAGGACAAGCTGGTTTGTACGAGATACATACCAGGAGTTGGCCTACGCTCCAGCCTCATATTATCCAAAGATGTTTGTCCTCCTGGGAAAAACATATGAGGATGAGGGGGTCCCTGCAG GTGTTAGACAGAAAAAGCTTACATCAACTGAGAGGCTCAGGATGTCCATGACTAGAATGGAAGCCTCACGAAGGGCCCGTTTATACTCGAATGAGGAGGCACGTTGGGCCCTTCTACAGATTTTGAAAGATTCGTGTGGCCCTGAAG CTGATAGACAAGATAAGATCACGGGTTCATCAGCTGAAGGGCTCGTAAGTCTCGTTGAAAGCAGTGGGGAGCGAGATGATCAACGAAAGTTGTGCGTCTCTGCCCCCGCAGCTTTCGAAATGTGGACTGTCCCTCCGGGGACAGTTAATGATGATGAGTTGGTCCCTGCAG CTGGTAGACAGACTGACATGTCTACACCAGCTCAGGGGCAAGAAGTAACAAGCTGCGGTGAACGAGATTCACAACGGAGGTTGTGCGTCTCTGCACCCGCAGTTTGCGAAACAAGGTTTGTCCTTCCCGGGGCAATTGACGATGAAGAGTGGGTCCCTGCAG TTGTGTCTACACCTGCAGCGGCTTTAGATGAAGAGGAGAGAAGCTTACCAG TGGGAAGACAGATTGGAAGAGGTGCCTTTAGTAAAGTGGATGAGGGGACGCGCAAATCTGATGGCATGAAG TCTGGCAAGGAAATCTACACTAAAATACCCTCGAACCCaaggacattgagacaaacagacccagttccggccgccgtggaggtcaacacaccactgatctactggccgtccttcaacatgatgcccagccgatgcctgaccaacgaccaccagcGGAACCTGTTTAATCTCCTCATCCGTTTacatatatctcccaagggttttttccctcctaggacttttttccTTCCTTGCAAAAATATTTGggaggtttttctcctagggggttttttcaacccggggagtcAGCCGACATTGGCTTTACatagcaccctcttctatacgttacattattaa